In the genome of Cronobacter malonaticus LMG 23826, one region contains:
- the tatA gene encoding Sec-independent protein translocase subunit TatA, with protein sequence MGGISIWQLLIIAVLVVLLFGTKKLRSLGSDLGESIKGFKKAMGDDDKQKHHQDADFTAPSAQDKQIGETKSDVNADDAKKRDKEQV encoded by the coding sequence ATGGGTGGCATCAGTATCTGGCAGTTATTGATTATCGCGGTTCTGGTTGTTCTGCTTTTCGGCACCAAAAAGTTACGCTCGCTGGGCTCTGACCTTGGCGAATCCATCAAAGGCTTTAAAAAAGCGATGGGTGATGACGACAAGCAAAAGCATCACCAGGATGCGGATTTCACTGCGCCTTCCGCGCAGGATAAACAAATCGGCGAAACCAAAAGCGACGTCAACGCTGACGACGCCAAAAAACGTGATAAAGAGCAGGTGTAA